From the genome of Carassius gibelio isolate Cgi1373 ecotype wild population from Czech Republic chromosome A16, carGib1.2-hapl.c, whole genome shotgun sequence, one region includes:
- the LOC128030846 gene encoding phosphatidylinositol 4-phosphate 5-kinase type-1 alpha isoform X3, whose product MASAGPPDTGLSAPPGSSGIRKMTLTEGPGSSQSMKKTIGHRGVDPTGETTYKKTTSSALKGAIQLGITHTVGSLSQKAERDVLMQDFYVVESIFFPSEGSNLTPAHHHGDFRFKTYAPIAFRYFRELFGIRPDDYLYSLCNDPLIELSNPGASGSIFYVTSDDEFIIKTVQHKEAEFLQKLLPGYFMNLNQNKRTLLPKFYGLYCVQAGGKNIRIVAMNNLLPRSVPMHLKYDLKGSTCKRRASPKEREKSVPTYKDLDFIQDMPEGIQLEPDNYNALSKTIQRDCLLLQSFKIMDYSLLVGIHNSDQASREQRAGAVEAGGSEGAVTPDHRRPQAQKALYSTAMEAIQGEAKGKGTLETEDQWGGIPARNSKGERILIYIGIIDILQSYRFIKKIEHSWKALVHDGDTVSVHRPGFYAERFQRFMCSTVFKKTLKSSPSKKSRSGCSSFVRRLPMGSSASASAPSGQTVADARLLYRTHPHQTDSEGESGMHLGRPDLLPNPLAGSSSEFGATDLPNSSPGSTGKTSSSPPQRSVGVEVHKSAVAEPDSSGPLSSGAECLDEQLSNKDAISLKDIIPETDI is encoded by the exons ATGGCGTCCGCCGGTCCACCCGACACGGGCTTATCCGCCCCTCCAG GGTCCAGCGGAATTCGCAAGATGACATTGACGGAG GGGCCGGGATCATCTCAGAGTATGAAGAAGACTATTGGTCACAGAGGAGTTGACCCCACTGGAGAAACAACTTACAAAAAG ACGACTTCCTCCGCCCTCAAAGGTGCCATCCAGCTGGGAATCACACACACGGTGGGGAGCCTCAGTCAGAAAGCAGAGAGAGACGTTCTCATGCAGGACTTCTATGTAGTGGAGAGCATCTTCTTCCCGAG TGAAGGAAGTAATTTGACTCCAGCACACCACCACGGTGACTTCAGGTTTAAGACCTACGCCCCCATCGCCTTCCGTTATTTCAGGGAACTCTTCGGCATTCGACCTGACGATTATCTG TACTCTCTGTGCAACGATCCTTTGATCGAACTGTCCAACCCTGGAGCGAGTGGATCGATATTTTATGTGACAAGCGATGATGAGTTCATTATTAAAACAGTGCAGCACAAAGAAGCAGAGTTCCTGCAGAAGCTACTGCCCGGCTACTTCATG AATCTGAATCAGAACAAGAGAACGCTGCTCCCCAAGTTTTACGGCTTGTATTGCGTGCAGGCGGGCGGAAAGAACATCCGGATTGTTGCAATGAATAACCTGTTGCCCCGTAGTGTGCCTATGCACCTCAAATATGACCTGAAGGGCTCCACATGCAAGCGCCGTGCTTCccccaaagagagagagaagagcgtCCCCACTTACAAAGATCTGGATTTCATCCAGGATATGCCCGAGGGCATCCAGCTCGAACCAGACAACTACAACGCCCTCTCCAAAACCATCCAGCGGGACTGCCTG CTGCTGCAAAGCTTTAAGATCATGGACTACAGTCTTTTGGTGGGAATCCATAACTCCGATCAGGCGTCCCGTGAGCAGCGAGCAGGGGCAGTAGAGGCCGGGGGGTCCGAGGGGGCCGTGACGCCGGACCACAGGAGGCCACAGGCTCAGAAAGCTCTCTACAGCACCGCTATGGAGGCCATACAGGGAGAGGCCAAAGGGAAAGGAACCCTGGAAACAGAGGACCA ATGGGGAGGAATCCCTGCACGCAACAGTAAAGGAGAGAGAATACTGATTTACATTGGGATCATCGACATATTACAGTCATACAG atttattaaaaaaatagagCATTCCTGGAAGGCCTTGGTTCACGATGGG GACACGGTCTCCGTACATCGCCCCGGATTCTATGCGGAGCGCTTCCAGCGTTTCATGTGCAGTACAGTTTTTAAGAAAACAC TGAAATCATCACCCTCAAAGAAGAGCCGAAGTGGCTGTTCGAGTTTTGTGAGACGGCTTCCGATGGGAAGCTCTGCTTCTGCTTCTGCTCCCAGTGGACAGACAGTTGCTGACGCCAGACTCCTGTACCGTACTCATCCTCACCAGACCGACTCCGAAGGAGAGAGTG GCATGCACCTGGGCAGACCCGACCTGCTCCCAAATCCTTTGGCTGGAAGCTCCAGTGAATTTGGGGCAACAGATCTGCCAAACTCTTCACCTGGCAGCACAGGAAAGACATCGTCTTCACCTCCTCAAAG GTCTGTAGGGGTGGAGGTGCACAAATCTGCAGTCGCTGAGCCTGACAGCAGCGGCCCTCTGAG CTCTGGAGCCGAATGCTTAGATGAACAGTTGAGCAACAAAGATGCCATTTCACTCAAAGACATCATCCCAGAAACTGACATttga
- the LOC128030846 gene encoding phosphatidylinositol 4-phosphate 5-kinase type-1 alpha isoform X1 has protein sequence MASAGPPDTGLSAPPDLRTPFWRLLASRRGSSGIRKMTLTEGPGSSQSMKKTIGHRGVDPTGETTYKKTTSSALKGAIQLGITHTVGSLSQKAERDVLMQDFYVVESIFFPSEGSNLTPAHHHGDFRFKTYAPIAFRYFRELFGIRPDDYLYSLCNDPLIELSNPGASGSIFYVTSDDEFIIKTVQHKEAEFLQKLLPGYFMNLNQNKRTLLPKFYGLYCVQAGGKNIRIVAMNNLLPRSVPMHLKYDLKGSTCKRRASPKEREKSVPTYKDLDFIQDMPEGIQLEPDNYNALSKTIQRDCLLLQSFKIMDYSLLVGIHNSDQASREQRAGAVEAGGSEGAVTPDHRRPQAQKALYSTAMEAIQGEAKGKGTLETEDQWGGIPARNSKGERILIYIGIIDILQSYRFIKKIEHSWKALVHDGDTVSVHRPGFYAERFQRFMCSTVFKKTLKSSPSKKSRSGCSSFVRRLPMGSSASASAPSGQTVADARLLYRTHPHQTDSEGESGMHLGRPDLLPNPLAGSSSEFGATDLPNSSPGSTGKTSSSPPQRSVGVEVHKSAVAEPDSSGPLSSGAECLDEQLSNKDAISLKDIIPETDI, from the exons ATGGCGTCCGCCGGTCCACCCGACACGGGCTTATCCGCCCCTCCAG ATCTGAGGACTCCTTTTTGGAGGCTGTTGGCCTCACGGAGAG GGTCCAGCGGAATTCGCAAGATGACATTGACGGAG GGGCCGGGATCATCTCAGAGTATGAAGAAGACTATTGGTCACAGAGGAGTTGACCCCACTGGAGAAACAACTTACAAAAAG ACGACTTCCTCCGCCCTCAAAGGTGCCATCCAGCTGGGAATCACACACACGGTGGGGAGCCTCAGTCAGAAAGCAGAGAGAGACGTTCTCATGCAGGACTTCTATGTAGTGGAGAGCATCTTCTTCCCGAG TGAAGGAAGTAATTTGACTCCAGCACACCACCACGGTGACTTCAGGTTTAAGACCTACGCCCCCATCGCCTTCCGTTATTTCAGGGAACTCTTCGGCATTCGACCTGACGATTATCTG TACTCTCTGTGCAACGATCCTTTGATCGAACTGTCCAACCCTGGAGCGAGTGGATCGATATTTTATGTGACAAGCGATGATGAGTTCATTATTAAAACAGTGCAGCACAAAGAAGCAGAGTTCCTGCAGAAGCTACTGCCCGGCTACTTCATG AATCTGAATCAGAACAAGAGAACGCTGCTCCCCAAGTTTTACGGCTTGTATTGCGTGCAGGCGGGCGGAAAGAACATCCGGATTGTTGCAATGAATAACCTGTTGCCCCGTAGTGTGCCTATGCACCTCAAATATGACCTGAAGGGCTCCACATGCAAGCGCCGTGCTTCccccaaagagagagagaagagcgtCCCCACTTACAAAGATCTGGATTTCATCCAGGATATGCCCGAGGGCATCCAGCTCGAACCAGACAACTACAACGCCCTCTCCAAAACCATCCAGCGGGACTGCCTG CTGCTGCAAAGCTTTAAGATCATGGACTACAGTCTTTTGGTGGGAATCCATAACTCCGATCAGGCGTCCCGTGAGCAGCGAGCAGGGGCAGTAGAGGCCGGGGGGTCCGAGGGGGCCGTGACGCCGGACCACAGGAGGCCACAGGCTCAGAAAGCTCTCTACAGCACCGCTATGGAGGCCATACAGGGAGAGGCCAAAGGGAAAGGAACCCTGGAAACAGAGGACCA ATGGGGAGGAATCCCTGCACGCAACAGTAAAGGAGAGAGAATACTGATTTACATTGGGATCATCGACATATTACAGTCATACAG atttattaaaaaaatagagCATTCCTGGAAGGCCTTGGTTCACGATGGG GACACGGTCTCCGTACATCGCCCCGGATTCTATGCGGAGCGCTTCCAGCGTTTCATGTGCAGTACAGTTTTTAAGAAAACAC TGAAATCATCACCCTCAAAGAAGAGCCGAAGTGGCTGTTCGAGTTTTGTGAGACGGCTTCCGATGGGAAGCTCTGCTTCTGCTTCTGCTCCCAGTGGACAGACAGTTGCTGACGCCAGACTCCTGTACCGTACTCATCCTCACCAGACCGACTCCGAAGGAGAGAGTG GCATGCACCTGGGCAGACCCGACCTGCTCCCAAATCCTTTGGCTGGAAGCTCCAGTGAATTTGGGGCAACAGATCTGCCAAACTCTTCACCTGGCAGCACAGGAAAGACATCGTCTTCACCTCCTCAAAG GTCTGTAGGGGTGGAGGTGCACAAATCTGCAGTCGCTGAGCCTGACAGCAGCGGCCCTCTGAG CTCTGGAGCCGAATGCTTAGATGAACAGTTGAGCAACAAAGATGCCATTTCACTCAAAGACATCATCCCAGAAACTGACATttga
- the LOC128030847 gene encoding 26S proteasome non-ATPase regulatory subunit 4-like: MVLESTMVCVDNSEYMRNGDFLPTRLQAQQDAVNIICHSKTRSNPENNVGLITLANNCEVLTTLTPDTGRILSKLHAVQPIGVISFCTGIRVAHLALKHRQGKNHKMRIIAFVGSPVEDQEKDLVKMAKRLKKEKVSVDIVNFGEEEVNTDKLTVFVNTLNGKEGVGSHLVTVPPGPSLADALLSSPIMAGEGGTIMGLGASDFEFGVDPSADPELALALRVSMEEQRQRQEEETRRVAVASAAEAGVSSPAVDESENALLKMSTAPALPDFSRMTEDEQIAYALQMSMQGGEFGGSEAMDVDTGAAAGSEAPKEDEEDYDVMQDPEFLQSVLENLPGVDPSNEAIRNAMGSLASQNRTKPPEDKKDDEKK; encoded by the exons ATGGTGCTCGAAAGTACTATGGTCTG TGTGGACAACAGTGAGTATATGCGCAATGGAGACTTCTTACCGACCAGACTTCAGGCCCAGCAGGACGCTGTCAACATCATCTGTCACTCAAAGACTCGAAGCAACCCGGAAAACAACGTGGGTCTCATCACTCTGGCCAA TAACTGTGAGGTCCTGACCACGCTGACCCCTGACACGGGCCGGATCCTGTCCAAGCTTCATGCTGTCCAGCCCATAGGAGTCATCAGCTTCTGTACTGGCATCAGAGTAGCACAT CTGGCACTGAAACACCGACAGGGAAAGAACCATAAGATGAGGATCATTGCCTTTGTGGGAAGCCCCGTGGAGGACCAGGAGAAAGAT TTGGTGAAGATGGCAAAACGTTTGAAGAAGGAGAAAGTCAGCGTTGACATCGTTAACTTTGGAGAAGAG GAGGTCAACACGGATAAGCTGACCGTGTTTGTGAACACCCTGAATGGAAAAGAGGGTGTAGGCTCTCACCTGGTAACGGTGCCTCCTGGCCCGAGCCTGGCAGATGCTCTTCTGTCCTCTCCTATCATGGCTGGTGAGGGTGGCACCATTATGGGCCTGGGTGCCAGTGACTTTGAGTTCGGAGTTGATCCCAGTGCAGACCCTGAGCTCGCTCTG GCTCTGCGTGTGTCGATGGAGGAGCAGAGACAGAGGCAGGAGGAGGAAACTCGCCGGGTAGCAGTGGCTTCAGCTGCAGAGGCTGGAGTCTCCTCACCCGCTGTAGATG AGTCTGAAAATGCCCTGCTGAAGATGTCGACGGCTCCTGCTCTGCCTGATTTCAGCCGCATGACGGAGGATGAACAGATCGCATACGCCTTACAGATGTCCATGCAAGGAGGAG AGTTCGGCGGTTCAGAGGCCATGGATGTGGACACTGGTGCAGCAGCAGGCAGTGAAGCTCCTAAG GAGGATGAGGAAGATTATGATGTGATGCAGGATCCAGAGTTTTTGCAGAGTGTGCTGGAGAACCTTCCAGGTGTCGATCCCAGCAACGAAGCCATCCGTAATGCCATGGGCTCTCTGGCGTCCCAGAACAGAACAAAACCACCTGAAGACAAGAAAGATGACGAGAAGAAATAA
- the LOC128030846 gene encoding phosphatidylinositol 4-phosphate 5-kinase type-1 alpha isoform X2 encodes MASAGPPDTGLSAPPDLRTPFWRLLASRRGSSGIRKMTLTEGPGSSQSMKKTIGHRGVDPTGETTYKKTTSSALKGAIQLGITHTVGSLSQKAERDVLMQDFYVVESIFFPSEGSNLTPAHHHGDFRFKTYAPIAFRYFRELFGIRPDDYLYSLCNDPLIELSNPGASGSIFYVTSDDEFIIKTVQHKEAEFLQKLLPGYFMNLNQNKRTLLPKFYGLYCVQAGGKNIRIVAMNNLLPRSVPMHLKYDLKGSTCKRRASPKEREKSVPTYKDLDFIQDMPEGIQLEPDNYNALSKTIQRDCLLLQSFKIMDYSLLVGIHNSDQASREQRAGAVEAGGSEGAVTPDHRRPQAQKALYSTAMEAIQGEAKGKGTLETEDQWGGIPARNSKGERILIYIGIIDILQSYRFIKKIEHSWKALVHDGDTVSVHRPGFYAERFQRFMCSTVFKKTLKSSPSKKSRSGCSSFVRRLPMGSSASASAPSGQTVADARLLYRTHPHQTDSEGESGMHLGRPDLLPNPLAGSSSPGSTGKTSSSPPQRSVGVEVHKSAVAEPDSSGPLSSGAECLDEQLSNKDAISLKDIIPETDI; translated from the exons ATGGCGTCCGCCGGTCCACCCGACACGGGCTTATCCGCCCCTCCAG ATCTGAGGACTCCTTTTTGGAGGCTGTTGGCCTCACGGAGAG GGTCCAGCGGAATTCGCAAGATGACATTGACGGAG GGGCCGGGATCATCTCAGAGTATGAAGAAGACTATTGGTCACAGAGGAGTTGACCCCACTGGAGAAACAACTTACAAAAAG ACGACTTCCTCCGCCCTCAAAGGTGCCATCCAGCTGGGAATCACACACACGGTGGGGAGCCTCAGTCAGAAAGCAGAGAGAGACGTTCTCATGCAGGACTTCTATGTAGTGGAGAGCATCTTCTTCCCGAG TGAAGGAAGTAATTTGACTCCAGCACACCACCACGGTGACTTCAGGTTTAAGACCTACGCCCCCATCGCCTTCCGTTATTTCAGGGAACTCTTCGGCATTCGACCTGACGATTATCTG TACTCTCTGTGCAACGATCCTTTGATCGAACTGTCCAACCCTGGAGCGAGTGGATCGATATTTTATGTGACAAGCGATGATGAGTTCATTATTAAAACAGTGCAGCACAAAGAAGCAGAGTTCCTGCAGAAGCTACTGCCCGGCTACTTCATG AATCTGAATCAGAACAAGAGAACGCTGCTCCCCAAGTTTTACGGCTTGTATTGCGTGCAGGCGGGCGGAAAGAACATCCGGATTGTTGCAATGAATAACCTGTTGCCCCGTAGTGTGCCTATGCACCTCAAATATGACCTGAAGGGCTCCACATGCAAGCGCCGTGCTTCccccaaagagagagagaagagcgtCCCCACTTACAAAGATCTGGATTTCATCCAGGATATGCCCGAGGGCATCCAGCTCGAACCAGACAACTACAACGCCCTCTCCAAAACCATCCAGCGGGACTGCCTG CTGCTGCAAAGCTTTAAGATCATGGACTACAGTCTTTTGGTGGGAATCCATAACTCCGATCAGGCGTCCCGTGAGCAGCGAGCAGGGGCAGTAGAGGCCGGGGGGTCCGAGGGGGCCGTGACGCCGGACCACAGGAGGCCACAGGCTCAGAAAGCTCTCTACAGCACCGCTATGGAGGCCATACAGGGAGAGGCCAAAGGGAAAGGAACCCTGGAAACAGAGGACCA ATGGGGAGGAATCCCTGCACGCAACAGTAAAGGAGAGAGAATACTGATTTACATTGGGATCATCGACATATTACAGTCATACAG atttattaaaaaaatagagCATTCCTGGAAGGCCTTGGTTCACGATGGG GACACGGTCTCCGTACATCGCCCCGGATTCTATGCGGAGCGCTTCCAGCGTTTCATGTGCAGTACAGTTTTTAAGAAAACAC TGAAATCATCACCCTCAAAGAAGAGCCGAAGTGGCTGTTCGAGTTTTGTGAGACGGCTTCCGATGGGAAGCTCTGCTTCTGCTTCTGCTCCCAGTGGACAGACAGTTGCTGACGCCAGACTCCTGTACCGTACTCATCCTCACCAGACCGACTCCGAAGGAGAGAGTG GCATGCACCTGGGCAGACCCGACCTGCTCCCAAATCCTTTGGCTGGAAG CTCTTCACCTGGCAGCACAGGAAAGACATCGTCTTCACCTCCTCAAAG GTCTGTAGGGGTGGAGGTGCACAAATCTGCAGTCGCTGAGCCTGACAGCAGCGGCCCTCTGAG CTCTGGAGCCGAATGCTTAGATGAACAGTTGAGCAACAAAGATGCCATTTCACTCAAAGACATCATCCCAGAAACTGACATttga